In the genome of Candoia aspera isolate rCanAsp1 chromosome 1, rCanAsp1.hap2, whole genome shotgun sequence, one region contains:
- the UTP25 gene encoding U3 small nucleolar RNA-associated protein 25 homolog isoform X1 codes for MGRRKARQQLISRLSKKQKKHLRDFGEEHPFYDRVSGKEKPTQICELNENSEQSSSENDAESDSEQIPVYHKLLATLKTSVCSDNEDEEVDESESSSQEDSEVDSDELEDEEETEDEDNKIKVPHPESEASLVENSQEEPGGLDAPHDLQCEAAEECTDVQLESEFSLETNFIDEECGDPTTDPKERTLSAKVTNDPFKCHMDEELEEKEIDKSVVCSTLTSQVEWPALGQLLFSSKLEKFGVIKPRKEVDLEHLHLCKPLQSTWPRVNKQFLSLQTKSKDQLFSPLQQELFCIMNSYKDLFYPGRTALKNGEEVRHVYCLHALNHVLKANAQVLGNNAKRRDQKAGVDEDAFRDQGLTRPKVLMVVPFRESALRVVHLLIALLELASQKKIDVSNKKRFKGEFGSDPEEKPPNLKRPEDYEAVFAGNIDDHFRIGVAVLQKSMRLYAPFYSSDIIIASPLGLRTVIGAEGENKRDYDFLSSIEILIIDEADIYLMQNWEHVLHLINHINLLPLESHGVDFSRVRMFNLNNWSKYYRQTLLFSALHHPQINSIFNKHCFNYRGQVAVRNVPLIGSISHVVVQLPHVFRKLEADTSVSVIDARFNFFIDQVLPEYRDAIMTHTLIYVPSYFDYVRLRNYFKKEELNFAHICEYSSKSGICRARHLFLSGEKQFLIITERFHFYKRYSIRGIRNLIFYELPTYPHFYSEICNMVKLAGMEEEATLTCTAFYSKYDAQKLAAVVGVERAAQMLQSSKNVHLFVTGGTE; via the exons AATGAGAATTCTGAGCAGTCCAGCTCAGAAAATGATGCAGAGAGTGATTCAGAACAAATCCCAGTGTATCACAAACTACTGGCCACATTAAAAACATCTGTCTGTTCAGACAATGAGGATGAAGAAGTAGATGAATCAGAAAGTAGTTCCCAAGAAGATTCAGAAGTGGACAGTGATGAACttgaggatgaggaagaaacagaggatgaagacaataaaataaaagtgccTCACCCAGAATCAG AAGCATCTCTGGTGGAAAATAGCCAGGAGGAGCCTGGAGGTTTGGATGCTCCTCATGATTTACAGTGTGAAGCTGCTGAAGAATGTACAGACGTCCAACTTGAATCTGAGTTTAGTCTGGAAACCAATTTCATAGATGAAGAATGTGGTGATCCCACTACAGATCCAAAAGAAAGAACTCTGTCTGCAAAAGTAACAAACG ATCCATTTAAGTGCCACATGGATGAAgagctggaagaaaaggaaatagataaAAGTGTTGTGTGCTCAACATTGACTAGCCAAGTTGAG tGGCCAGCGCTTGGCCAGTTACTTTTTTCATCCAAGTTGGAGAAGTTTGGAGTGATTAAGCCACGTAAAGAAGTTGATCTGGAACATCTTCATCTTTGCAAGCCATTACAGTCGACTTGGCCAAGAGTGAACAAACAGTTCCTTTCTCTTCAGACCAAATCAAAAGACCAGCTATTTAGTCCATTACAGCAAGAGCTCTTCTGCATTATGAATTCATACAAGGATTTGTTTTACCCAGGAAGGActgctttaaaaaatggggaagaggtgCGGCATGTCTATTGCCTACATGCCCTGAACCACGTCTTGAAGGCCAATGCACAGGTGCTTGGCAACAATGCCAAACGACGGGACCAAAAAGCTGGAGTGGATGAGGATGCTTTCAGGGATCAAGGTCTCACTAGAccaaag GTGTTGATGGTGGTGCCCTTCCGGGAATCTGCTTTACGGGTAGTCCATCTTTTAATAGCCCTCCTTGAATTGGCAAGTCAAAAGAAAATTGATGTGAGTAATAAAAAACGGTTTAAGGGGGAATTTGGTTCAGACCCTGAAGAGAAGCCACCAAATCTGAAAAGGCCTGAAGATTATGAAGCTGTCTTTGCTGGGAACATTGATGACCATTTCAGGATAG GTGTTGCAGTTCTTCAGAAGAGCATGCGGTTGTATGCCCCATTTTACTCCTCGGACATTATCATCGCCTCTCCCCTTGGCCTGAGAACTGTGATAGGAGCTGAGGGGGAGAACAAGCGAGACTATGATTTCCTCTCCTCAATAGAAATTCTTATAATTGATGAAGCTGACATTTACCTGATGCAGAACTGGGAGCATGTTTTG CACCTGATTAACCACATTAATCTATTACCTTTGGAATCTCATGGGGTGGATTTCTCACGAGTACGAATGTTCAATCTGAATAACTGGTCTAAGTATTATCGGCAGACACTTCTCTTCAGCGCCCTCCATCACCCTCAGATCAATTCTATCTTCAATAAGCATTGCTTCAACTACAGGGGGCAG GTAGCTGTAAGGAATGTACCCTTGATAGGGTCAATTAGTCACGTTGTAGTACAGCTTCCTCATGTTTTTCGGAAACTAGAAGCTGACACATCTGTTTCCGTAATAGATGCAAG GTTTAACTTTTTCATTGACCAAGTGTTACCTGAGTACCGGGACGCAATCATGACACACACACTCATCTATGTTCCATCCTATTTTGATTATGTGCGGCTTCGGAATTACTTCAAGAAGGAAGAACTAAATTTTGCACACATTTGTGAATACTCCAGTAAATCTGGAATTTGTAGGGCAAGACATTTATTCTTAAGTGGAGAGAAACAATTTCTAATCATCACAGAGCGATTCCATTTTTATAAAAG GTATTCAATTAGAGGCATCAGGAACCTTATTTTTTATGAACTGCCAACCTATCCACATTTCTATAGTGAGATCTGCAATATGGTAAAATTAGCAGGCATGGAGGAAGAGGCCACCTTGACTTGTACTGCATTTTACTCCAAATACGATGCCCAGAAGTTGGCTGCTGTGGTAGGTGTTGAGCGGGCAGCCCAGATGCTCCAGTCTTCAAAAAATGTGCACCTTTTTGTCACCGGAGGAACAGAGTAA
- the UTP25 gene encoding U3 small nucleolar RNA-associated protein 25 homolog isoform X2, which translates to MGRRKARQQLISRLSKKQKKHLRDFGEEHPFYDRVSGKEKPTQICELNENSEQSSSENDAESDSEQIPVYHKLLATLKTSVCSDNEDEEVDESESSSQEDSEVDSDELEDEEETEDEDNKIKVPHPESASLVENSQEEPGGLDAPHDLQCEAAEECTDVQLESEFSLETNFIDEECGDPTTDPKERTLSAKVTNDPFKCHMDEELEEKEIDKSVVCSTLTSQVEWPALGQLLFSSKLEKFGVIKPRKEVDLEHLHLCKPLQSTWPRVNKQFLSLQTKSKDQLFSPLQQELFCIMNSYKDLFYPGRTALKNGEEVRHVYCLHALNHVLKANAQVLGNNAKRRDQKAGVDEDAFRDQGLTRPKVLMVVPFRESALRVVHLLIALLELASQKKIDVSNKKRFKGEFGSDPEEKPPNLKRPEDYEAVFAGNIDDHFRIGVAVLQKSMRLYAPFYSSDIIIASPLGLRTVIGAEGENKRDYDFLSSIEILIIDEADIYLMQNWEHVLHLINHINLLPLESHGVDFSRVRMFNLNNWSKYYRQTLLFSALHHPQINSIFNKHCFNYRGQVAVRNVPLIGSISHVVVQLPHVFRKLEADTSVSVIDARFNFFIDQVLPEYRDAIMTHTLIYVPSYFDYVRLRNYFKKEELNFAHICEYSSKSGICRARHLFLSGEKQFLIITERFHFYKRYSIRGIRNLIFYELPTYPHFYSEICNMVKLAGMEEEATLTCTAFYSKYDAQKLAAVVGVERAAQMLQSSKNVHLFVTGGTE; encoded by the exons AATGAGAATTCTGAGCAGTCCAGCTCAGAAAATGATGCAGAGAGTGATTCAGAACAAATCCCAGTGTATCACAAACTACTGGCCACATTAAAAACATCTGTCTGTTCAGACAATGAGGATGAAGAAGTAGATGAATCAGAAAGTAGTTCCCAAGAAGATTCAGAAGTGGACAGTGATGAACttgaggatgaggaagaaacagaggatgaagacaataaaataaaagtgccTCACCCAGAATCAG CATCTCTGGTGGAAAATAGCCAGGAGGAGCCTGGAGGTTTGGATGCTCCTCATGATTTACAGTGTGAAGCTGCTGAAGAATGTACAGACGTCCAACTTGAATCTGAGTTTAGTCTGGAAACCAATTTCATAGATGAAGAATGTGGTGATCCCACTACAGATCCAAAAGAAAGAACTCTGTCTGCAAAAGTAACAAACG ATCCATTTAAGTGCCACATGGATGAAgagctggaagaaaaggaaatagataaAAGTGTTGTGTGCTCAACATTGACTAGCCAAGTTGAG tGGCCAGCGCTTGGCCAGTTACTTTTTTCATCCAAGTTGGAGAAGTTTGGAGTGATTAAGCCACGTAAAGAAGTTGATCTGGAACATCTTCATCTTTGCAAGCCATTACAGTCGACTTGGCCAAGAGTGAACAAACAGTTCCTTTCTCTTCAGACCAAATCAAAAGACCAGCTATTTAGTCCATTACAGCAAGAGCTCTTCTGCATTATGAATTCATACAAGGATTTGTTTTACCCAGGAAGGActgctttaaaaaatggggaagaggtgCGGCATGTCTATTGCCTACATGCCCTGAACCACGTCTTGAAGGCCAATGCACAGGTGCTTGGCAACAATGCCAAACGACGGGACCAAAAAGCTGGAGTGGATGAGGATGCTTTCAGGGATCAAGGTCTCACTAGAccaaag GTGTTGATGGTGGTGCCCTTCCGGGAATCTGCTTTACGGGTAGTCCATCTTTTAATAGCCCTCCTTGAATTGGCAAGTCAAAAGAAAATTGATGTGAGTAATAAAAAACGGTTTAAGGGGGAATTTGGTTCAGACCCTGAAGAGAAGCCACCAAATCTGAAAAGGCCTGAAGATTATGAAGCTGTCTTTGCTGGGAACATTGATGACCATTTCAGGATAG GTGTTGCAGTTCTTCAGAAGAGCATGCGGTTGTATGCCCCATTTTACTCCTCGGACATTATCATCGCCTCTCCCCTTGGCCTGAGAACTGTGATAGGAGCTGAGGGGGAGAACAAGCGAGACTATGATTTCCTCTCCTCAATAGAAATTCTTATAATTGATGAAGCTGACATTTACCTGATGCAGAACTGGGAGCATGTTTTG CACCTGATTAACCACATTAATCTATTACCTTTGGAATCTCATGGGGTGGATTTCTCACGAGTACGAATGTTCAATCTGAATAACTGGTCTAAGTATTATCGGCAGACACTTCTCTTCAGCGCCCTCCATCACCCTCAGATCAATTCTATCTTCAATAAGCATTGCTTCAACTACAGGGGGCAG GTAGCTGTAAGGAATGTACCCTTGATAGGGTCAATTAGTCACGTTGTAGTACAGCTTCCTCATGTTTTTCGGAAACTAGAAGCTGACACATCTGTTTCCGTAATAGATGCAAG GTTTAACTTTTTCATTGACCAAGTGTTACCTGAGTACCGGGACGCAATCATGACACACACACTCATCTATGTTCCATCCTATTTTGATTATGTGCGGCTTCGGAATTACTTCAAGAAGGAAGAACTAAATTTTGCACACATTTGTGAATACTCCAGTAAATCTGGAATTTGTAGGGCAAGACATTTATTCTTAAGTGGAGAGAAACAATTTCTAATCATCACAGAGCGATTCCATTTTTATAAAAG GTATTCAATTAGAGGCATCAGGAACCTTATTTTTTATGAACTGCCAACCTATCCACATTTCTATAGTGAGATCTGCAATATGGTAAAATTAGCAGGCATGGAGGAAGAGGCCACCTTGACTTGTACTGCATTTTACTCCAAATACGATGCCCAGAAGTTGGCTGCTGTGGTAGGTGTTGAGCGGGCAGCCCAGATGCTCCAGTCTTCAAAAAATGTGCACCTTTTTGTCACCGGAGGAACAGAGTAA